The following are from one region of the Rhodopirellula sp. P2 genome:
- a CDS encoding FtsX-like permease family protein, with amino-acid sequence MSRSTPLAWKNLVGNPARLCVAAAGVGFAAVLMFTQNGFRNALLDSPVRLIEVVDCELVAISPARYMLPVDERFPRSLLRRVKADPAVADVQALLIERTMARVRVEGSPARPIRVISVPDSSLYPAATSEDASRPWLNLPGLDEHRDQLRRRETALVDRKTRSEYGFQFKASGQPAEQRIELSKRSIELVGSFTLGTDFANEGSLLIAESSFANYFPQRGYGKPLETVDLGLIRLHDGASPEQTAQRLTQMAEGQWEVLTRQQIRAREQTFWSEQTPIGMIFLIGTLMGFAVGVIICYQILFTNLQDAMSEYATLKAMGYPNRFFVGLVVRQSVYLSVLGFIPAVLIALALFQGLESLTGLPMALTLTRAGSVLALTTLMCLISGLLALRKLVRADPASLF; translated from the coding sequence ATGAGTCGAAGCACCCCCTTGGCCTGGAAGAATCTGGTCGGCAACCCCGCGCGTCTGTGCGTGGCGGCGGCGGGGGTGGGGTTTGCGGCGGTGTTGATGTTCACGCAGAACGGATTCCGCAACGCGTTGTTGGACAGTCCCGTGCGACTGATCGAGGTGGTGGATTGCGAATTGGTCGCGATCAGTCCGGCGCGGTACATGCTGCCGGTTGATGAGCGATTCCCGCGGTCTTTGCTTCGCCGTGTGAAAGCGGATCCTGCGGTCGCGGACGTGCAAGCCTTGTTGATCGAACGGACGATGGCGCGGGTGCGAGTCGAGGGCAGCCCTGCGCGACCCATCCGAGTGATCTCGGTTCCGGACTCCAGCTTGTATCCTGCGGCCACGTCCGAGGACGCGTCGCGACCGTGGTTGAACCTCCCGGGCCTCGATGAACACCGTGACCAACTCCGGCGACGAGAGACGGCACTGGTCGATCGCAAGACCCGGTCGGAGTACGGGTTTCAATTCAAGGCCTCGGGGCAACCGGCCGAGCAAAGAATCGAACTGTCGAAGCGATCGATCGAACTGGTCGGTTCCTTCACCTTGGGGACCGACTTCGCCAATGAAGGCTCGTTGTTGATCGCAGAGTCTTCGTTTGCGAACTATTTTCCTCAACGCGGTTATGGCAAGCCGCTCGAGACCGTGGATCTGGGGTTGATCCGCTTGCATGACGGTGCTTCGCCGGAACAAACAGCTCAACGATTGACGCAAATGGCCGAGGGCCAGTGGGAAGTCCTCACGCGGCAACAAATCCGAGCTCGCGAGCAAACATTCTGGAGCGAGCAAACACCGATTGGGATGATCTTCTTGATCGGCACGCTGATGGGATTCGCGGTCGGAGTCATCATTTGCTACCAAATTCTGTTCACCAATTTGCAAGACGCGATGTCGGAATACGCCACGCTGAAGGCGATGGGGTATCCCAATCGGTTTTTTGTGGGGTTGGTGGTCCGGCAGTCCGTTTATTTGTCGGTGCTGGGATTCATTCCCGCGGTGCTGATCGCGTTGGCATTGTTTCAGGGACTGGAGTCACTGACGGGGCTGCCAATGGCGTTGACGCTGACTCGGGCGGGTTCCGTGCTGGCCCTGACCACCTTGATGTGTCTGATCAGCGGGTTGCTGGCACTGCGGAAATTGGTGCGAGCGGATCCGGCCAGCCTGTTTTGA